DNA sequence from the Sulfurimonas sp. HSL3-1 genome:
AGCGACGTCGGCGATGATCACCTCATGACCTTCACCCCGTCGGTCCCGCTCGATTACAACGCGACGTATACCTTTACGATCAAGCAGCCGGTGACGTCTCTCACCGGACTGCAGCTTGAATATGACAGCGTGAACAGCTTTACGACAGGGCCGATGAAGGTGGTCCAGGCGGCCGTCTTCTCCATGGCGGCGAGCCCGGTAGCGGTTGACACGAATAATTCCGAGGTACTCGGCAGCGTGCTCGGCGGTTTGCTGGGGACGCAGGCGTCGGTAGACCTCCTGGGTTCCGGGGGACTGGCCGGCGTCAGCCTCGGCTTCCCCAAACTGGTCTCGGACCTTGTCGATGTCGTGTCCGCATCAACGGTCGAAGACCTGGTCGACAGCAACGTGACGCTCGACGCGATGCTGAGGGTCATTGCCGATGAGCTGGAAGGGCTTGATGCCGCCGAGGCACATCAGCTCGTGATTGATCTGAGGGAAGAGGTCAACGCCTCCGGTCTCAGCGATACGCCGATCAGCGTGGGCAGTCTGCTCCAGTTCCCGGTCGATACGCTGCCGATGCAGGTGAACGATGTGCTGTCGATGACGGGCCTCTCCGCGGCGCAGCTGAGCGTTCAGTCGCTGTTGGGCGGCATCAACCAGGCGCTTGCGCCGGTACTGAACGCCCCGATAGAGGTACCGCTCTCCCTGCCGCTTCTGACGGATGAAAGCAGCGGCCTGAAACTCCAGGTCATTACACCGCCGGCGATCGCCGTGATGAAAGAAGGGGATACGATCCACTCCGCATCGACCCGTCTGCAGCTTAACCTCAAAGTCGGGGGTATCCTGGGGGATCTTCTCGGTGCATTGAATACGCAGCTGGACGGAGAAGGGGCGGTGAGTGCCGACCTTATCAACCTGCCGCTTTACCTTGAGCTTGGCTCGTCGGAGGCCAACCTGACGGTCCTGAACAACGATGAGATCGCTATGAATGTTCGCAACGGATTGGCCACACTTGTGATCGGTACGATCCC
Encoded proteins:
- a CDS encoding Ig-like domain-containing protein, producing MKTSKYKWGLTGILGMAMVLILAGCGRDSAFDDNVNGGELQVAVDPSEGAVNVPINKLITAKFNKEMNVSTVNDSTFYLLDENGTKVSSTIKFYGTDTKLFTLTSNADLVMDSNYTVYVTRGVKASDGYLLAADNIIHFRTGTLKYLQVTVLPNDGDTNVSIGVHILGNFNEAVNTATLNSTNVYLRESNGSFVNGTINYSDVGDDHLMTFTPSVPLDYNATYTFTIKQPVTSLTGLQLEYDSVNSFTTGPMKVVQAAVFSMAASPVAVDTNNSEVLGSVLGGLLGTQASVDLLGSGGLAGVSLGFPKLVSDLVDVVSASTVEDLVDSNVTLDAMLRVIADELEGLDAAEAHQLVIDLREEVNASGLSDTPISVGSLLQFPVDTLPMQVNDVLSMTGLSAAQLSVQSLLGGINQALAPVLNAPIEVPLSLPLLTDESSGLKLQVITPPAIAVMKEGDTIHSASTRLQLNLKVGGILGDLLGALNTQLDGEGAVSADLINLPLYLELGSSEANLTVLNNDEIAMNVRNGLATLVIGTIPEDQFFSQQPLSPEDVGSADLVNLLGLVKITVKAYASGVADSGGINFLPVDMQQMQSVYAPTGSTTGALLNTLVSNLELTINLLGIPIDVSGLLGSLLDPLLSILLPLLSPLLDSVTGLLGASIGKADVTMMSLIYGN